The genomic DNA GTATTTTCGTCAATGGCCTCTCCAGATGACTTTGTGTCAACTTCACTTACATTCTCGTCAGTAGGTCTGGGTctactgtgttttttccttttcttcaatTTCCTGAATTTCTTAAAGTGCTTTGATTTCTTTTTGGGCTTATAGTTGTAGTAAGGTCTCCATGGTTTGTCAGATACATCTTGGTCACTAGCATCATCACACATCTCCTCCATTTGGAGATCTGATCTCCGAAGTCGAATGGAGCATCTTTCTTTCTTGTCATCATCTGAATCCAGCCATGCTTTCTCAGGCTCTGCATGTTTTGGTCTTCCACTCTTCCTAAAGAACAGAGATGAACCGGAGATTTGCCTTTTCACCAAAGCTTCACTTCCAATTTTTACTGTGATTTGGCAAAGAGGAGCAATTCCACTATTGACAAGAGTTCCAGGTAGGGCTGGTTTGGCTATGTATGTTTCTGTTTTATTCCCTTCACGAataacacttttattatttttagatGAAGGTGCAGGAAGAGATAATTCCCGCTCATCCTGATGAGCATCACCATTTTTGTACCCTATGGGGGATTGCACCTCTGTATTTGACTTGGTTGCTTCGGTATTATTTTCTTGGCTGGTATCTTTTTCTGGTGAAACAATGGTTCGGCTGGGATTCCACCCTGTCCCATTCACAGCTGGTGTACCAGTTATTGCATTACCATGCATTATCACAGAGGAAACTCTGCTGCTATGCATGATCACTGAGGGTGCAGAATTACTAGCATTAATAACAGATGGAATATTCTTATTTTCATTCAATTGTGGACCAGGTGCACTGCCACTCTGCTTCAATGTTAAGGCTGAAACATGTGAAGGAGAATTAACTTTACCAACAGTCAAGACATTTATGTTTTTGTCAGATTGTGTTATATCAAAAGGCCAAGTCTCCTGGGTCGTAGTTGAATTTGTCACATTCTGTGATGGAGCATCTAATGTGCTAGAAAATGGCTCCTGGCTGTTCAAAGAGAATGGTTGTGAATTGAGAGCATTCTGAACAGCTGTGGGTGTGGTAAAGGAATTTTGCACTTGAAAGTGTGCTGCTGAAGCTGTTCTAGGGGTTTTCAGTGGAGGTCTTTTACACTTCATGGGTAAAAGTCTATATAGTTTGTAAGGATAGATGCTGGGCTTGAGGCCCCTGTTTGCTTTACTTCCCACCCCCAATCTTGGGTCAATGCCATGGGAAGATTTCTGATGATTTTTAAGGATGTAATAAGTCATGAATGTTTCTAGGCAAAATATGCACTGATATCTTCGGTCCCCGGTGTGCCAGATTTCATGTTTGGTTCTATATTCAGCTAAGGCAAATACCTTGTTGCAATAATGGCAAGGGTATGACTTCCTCCATGAGTGGACATTTGAATGCCGTCGAAGACTGGATAGAGTTAAATAATTTCTTTTGCATACAATGCAGACATAAAATATTTTATCATCTACTATTTTAACAAAGTGGTCTGTTGCAGATGAGGAGCCATTTGTCAGAGCATTCTGGTTAGTTGTAGATTCTGTGGGAGTGCAGTAGTTCTCTGTTGAGGCACCTTGTGAAAGATTGTTGGGTATCCTCAAATCTCTGTCCATGTGCACAACCTTAAAACAGATTTGTTCATGCCGCTGTAGGCGTTTAAAGTGTGCAAATTCTTTGCTGCAGTTTTTGCAGTGTAAAGTCACATGGTGCTTTTTAGGAAGAGGATATAGACCAGCATCACAGAAAGACTGGGTGGCAGTTGGGTTACCAGGGGGAAGTTGTGGTAAGGTGCTTTCATCTTCCCTTTGGCTGTAGAATTCAGTTTGGTTGGCGGTTTGCTCAGAAGAGCAACTCACACTATTAGAGGTACAAGTCTGAATGATTGCTTGTGGGTTAACACACTGAGGTTCTAACACCGGCATGCTGTTGGCTGACTTGGTTTCCTGGCTGGTAGTAACTGTACCAGGAGTTGTGCATTCCTGATCCCTTGTATGGTTACCTTTATTGCCATGGTCAAATACAGAGTCTCTTTTGTATGATGCATCACCAGAAGACACTGCATAGGAGTGCTCAGCCAACGTGTTTACTGGCTCTCCATCATTACAGACACCATTCTCACAGTTACCACCACTATGcacctcttcagctgggcctgtgCTCTTTTTAAAATT from Aquarana catesbeiana isolate 2022-GZ linkage group LG04, ASM4218655v1, whole genome shotgun sequence includes the following:
- the ZBTB38 gene encoding zinc finger and BTB domain-containing protein 38, whose amino-acid sequence is MCTSEDIADSLHGESLLCSLNEQRMQGFLCDVTIVVEDTKFKAHRNILAASSLYFRNHFRSQSILIQGHVLELNDLKADTFTEILNFIYSSKIAVKKKETLTDLVDAGKKLGITFLENIKASKKSTAVACSTEPEGNAPPAFYRGENGLKSESVDKKGDDPAIANGPRITNAFSILETEVNGFSPLDLRANFKKSTGPAEEVHSGGNCENGVCNDGEPVNTLAEHSYAVSSGDASYKRDSVFDHGNKGNHTRDQECTTPGTVTTSQETKSANSMPVLEPQCVNPQAIIQTCTSNSVSCSSEQTANQTEFYSQREDESTLPQLPPGNPTATQSFCDAGLYPLPKKHHVTLHCKNCSKEFAHFKRLQRHEQICFKVVHMDRDLRIPNNLSQGASTENYCTPTESTTNQNALTNGSSSATDHFVKIVDDKIFYVCIVCKRNYLTLSSLRRHSNVHSWRKSYPCHYCNKVFALAEYRTKHEIWHTGDRRYQCIFCLETFMTYYILKNHQKSSHGIDPRLGVGSKANRGLKPSIYPYKLYRLLPMKCKRPPLKTPRTASAAHFQVQNSFTTPTAVQNALNSQPFSLNSQEPFSSTLDAPSQNVTNSTTTQETWPFDITQSDKNINVLTVGKVNSPSHVSALTLKQSGSAPGPQLNENKNIPSVINASNSAPSVIMHSSRVSSVIMHGNAITGTPAVNGTGWNPSRTIVSPEKDTSQENNTEATKSNTEVQSPIGYKNGDAHQDERELSLPAPSSKNNKSVIREGNKTETYIAKPALPGTLVNSGIAPLCQITVKIGSEALVKRQISGSSLFFRKSGRPKHAEPEKAWLDSDDDKKERCSIRLRRSDLQMEEMCDDASDQDVSDKPWRPYYNYKPKKKSKHFKKFRKLKKRKKHSRPRPTDENVSEVDTKSSGEAIDENTNGAEDSPETFDFECTPEKSVEQEKTSEQEEEDEQGMVATRWQMDTKASFCELCQKSFRNPSTLKVHMRCHTGEKPYSCKVCGKCFSFPGNLSKHERIHQVGKNFTCQYCKKTFLLHKTLKKHERIHTGEKMYDCKFCSQQFLYLTSRNNHEQKHLEEQSEKGFVCVQCSKVCKTAAALVMHQKKHYFRGLKHRERKDLQPSAAEICTWDGAANSICNDPKTTGERKSVSMPESFPPTFDDCEAPLLSYSSGVTEVIPQNDCTPSPVENVSAIGETDSSHFMTPPPLPPVALHSSVLMEVPKGWKHWKARHYNLEENLNSDHSSLKESTKTFTELKTMTSFDNPFVP